In Syntrophomonas wolfei subsp. wolfei str. Goettingen G311, a single window of DNA contains:
- a CDS encoding S-layer homology domain-containing protein, whose product MFKTIQKWMTVVLIVSMLFQVFVGVSPVLAEDSSDHIAGPEFVPLLAVTLSPGETTGATSATVTGYVYGNLLVNITEQEIARPRVGDTAPTTGDNMIADYESGADITAGVAAGNYLQIYDIDMEEGARIVAFYQAKLSEEDIKEDIGEGAEEEPVESLMMGTELMAEGGYTYIDDNGETKNTGDKAVTKITSDTATLNEGWYIVEGNINRTGAITVSGNVHLILADSSSLTVRGRRDDAGINVPKDNSLIIYAQSKGDEKGSLNATGVAGGAGIGGGAEGSSGEITINGGTVTAIARYGGGAGIGGGALGSYIGEITINGGTVTATGGDYAAGIGGGERCDGGNVTINNGTVIATGGNGSAGIGGGGHPRLSGGSGGTIIINNYPTVIATGKAGGTDIGNGRYSVGKTIIKRGDVKGTDLTYVRLEVQNLSLENENKITFNEQEHIIDSEGITGFFVDKSAQSKYISLESAGPLISINPGDVQNSRIILNAHDYAKPVAGFGSALDFPENSQRRINVPFEDTKIEGNSDFTISMWIFPRENEPYQTLYRQEGDDTRGSLGLDFRFIKYNDDEGYLYFGFNGLNYSWQNAFPWNDEISLTNITKIPMNQWTHVVLTKSGKSVIVYANGTKYYEMTLDSMHFYAPAPLAGNISIGGTTTVNQFFSGRMDEIQFWNTALNPDEIVAWMYRGVDSSHNKYGNLVYYYKLNQSSGTTVIDSKGSYNGTLVNMTDGSWVVSDVRGWTVYAGSTLEGRLIGSYDAGSSNDGTDWNLAFEIVEHAKKGTVTITGDNKFEYCTHDMKQVGHDSFTYSVKGPNGRYSNTQTVNIDIIPIPSAGNGNSLGSPSNSQSTNNANGKSETADTVTTTQEGDKTVTTVVINDKKVEEKLAREGNNAVVTIPVMSGADVVIGTLNGHTVKNMESKNAVLEIKTGQLTYTLPASQINIDAVSGQFGKQVEFKDIAVSVKISKPAADTVKIVEDTADKSNYQIIVKPIEFEITCSSGSKTVEVSKFSTYVERMIAIPEGVDPSKITTGVILNSDGTFSHVPTVITMIDGKYYAKINSLTNSAYLLIYSPKTFKDVGKHWAEKDVNDMASRLIISGVGNDLFEPERNITRAEFSAVMVRALGLRPEEYKNNFFDVKAGEWYSEYISASSYYGLVRGYDDGIFKPDGNITRQEAMAILARAMDTTKLGEELEIDASHILAAFNDNADVSGWAKDSASKCVKTGVVTGRDNGRIAPLDNITRAETTIMVRRLLLNSGLINK is encoded by the coding sequence ATGTTTAAAACGATTCAAAAATGGATGACTGTTGTATTGATTGTGTCGATGCTCTTCCAGGTGTTTGTTGGTGTGTCACCAGTGTTGGCGGAAGATTCAAGTGACCACATAGCAGGGCCTGAGTTTGTGCCTCTGCTGGCTGTAACTTTATCCCCTGGGGAAACGACAGGGGCCACTTCAGCAACGGTTACCGGCTATGTTTATGGGAACTTGCTTGTTAATATAACGGAGCAGGAGATTGCAAGACCCCGGGTGGGAGACACGGCCCCAACAACCGGAGATAACATGATTGCAGACTATGAGTCAGGTGCAGATATAACCGCCGGTGTTGCGGCAGGCAATTATCTACAGATTTACGATATTGATATGGAAGAAGGAGCCCGGATAGTCGCTTTTTATCAAGCAAAGCTGTCGGAAGAGGATATAAAAGAAGATATAGGAGAAGGTGCGGAAGAAGAACCTGTTGAGAGCCTGATGATGGGTACTGAGCTTATGGCTGAAGGAGGATACACTTATATAGACGATAATGGCGAGACAAAAAATACGGGGGACAAGGCTGTTACGAAAATTACCTCAGATACGGCTACTCTCAATGAGGGATGGTATATAGTGGAAGGCAATATCAATAGAACCGGTGCAATCACTGTAAGTGGTAATGTTCATCTAATCCTGGCGGATAGTTCATCCCTTACCGTCAGAGGGAGGCGGGATGATGCGGGTATCAATGTCCCCAAAGATAATAGTTTGATAATTTACGCACAATCAAAGGGGGATGAGAAGGGCTCCCTCAATGCCACAGGCGTTGCCGGCGGTGCAGGCATCGGCGGAGGAGCCGAAGGATCTAGCGGAGAGATTACTATAAACGGCGGAACAGTCACAGCCATAGCCCGTTACGGTGGTGGCGCAGGCATCGGCGGAGGAGCCCTGGGCTCTTATATCGGAGAGATTACCATAAACGGCGGAACAGTTACAGCAACAGGCGGTGACTATGCCGCGGGAATAGGAGGGGGCGAGAGGTGCGACGGTGGCAATGTGACAATTAACAACGGAACAGTCATAGCCACAGGAGGCAATGGCAGTGCGGGAATCGGCGGTGGAGGTCATCCCAGATTGAGTGGAGGTTCCGGAGGCACTATAATTATCAATAACTATCCTACAGTTATTGCCACCGGAAAAGCCGGTGGTACAGATATAGGAAATGGAAGATATAGTGTAGGAAAAACTATTATTAAGCGTGGTGATGTCAAAGGTACAGATTTAACATATGTAAGATTAGAAGTACAGAATTTGTCACTTGAAAATGAAAATAAGATAACTTTCAATGAACAAGAACATATAATCGATAGTGAAGGGATAACAGGATTTTTTGTGGATAAATCAGCACAAAGCAAATATATTAGTTTAGAATCAGCAGGACCTTTAATAAGTATAAATCCAGGGGATGTTCAAAACAGCAGAATAATCCTTAACGCCCATGACTATGCCAAACCGGTCGCGGGGTTTGGCAGTGCGCTGGATTTTCCTGAAAATTCGCAAAGGCGGATTAATGTCCCATTCGAAGATACCAAGATAGAAGGTAATTCGGATTTTACCATATCTATGTGGATTTTCCCAAGAGAAAATGAACCATACCAAACTCTATATCGCCAAGAAGGAGATGATACTAGAGGATCTTTAGGTTTAGATTTTAGATTTATTAAATATAATGACGATGAAGGATACCTATACTTTGGATTTAATGGGCTAAATTACAGCTGGCAAAATGCCTTTCCTTGGAATGACGAAATATCATTAACCAATATCACCAAGATTCCGATGAACCAGTGGACTCATGTTGTACTTACGAAGTCAGGAAAAAGTGTAATAGTTTATGCAAATGGGACAAAGTATTATGAAATGACCTTAGATTCCATGCACTTTTACGCACCTGCGCCTTTAGCGGGTAATATCAGTATTGGTGGTACAACCACAGTCAACCAATTTTTTAGCGGACGAATGGATGAAATCCAATTTTGGAATACTGCACTGAATCCTGATGAAATTGTAGCTTGGATGTACAGGGGCGTAGATAGCTCACACAATAAGTATGGTAATTTGGTTTATTACTATAAACTCAATCAAAGCAGCGGAACCACCGTTATAGATTCAAAAGGATCGTATAATGGAACCTTGGTTAATATGACAGACGGTAGCTGGGTTGTTTCGGATGTACGGGGATGGACAGTGTACGCAGGTTCAACTCTTGAAGGCCGGTTGATAGGATCGTATGACGCCGGATCAAGTAATGACGGAACTGATTGGAACCTTGCCTTTGAAATTGTAGAGCATGCAAAAAAGGGAACCGTAACCATTACCGGAGATAATAAATTTGAATATTGTACTCATGATATGAAACAGGTAGGTCATGATTCTTTTACATATAGTGTAAAAGGCCCTAATGGAAGATATTCAAATACTCAGACCGTGAACATTGATATAATACCCATTCCCAGTGCGGGAAATGGCAATTCGCTTGGTTCTCCTTCAAATTCGCAAAGTACGAATAATGCCAACGGCAAGTCCGAAACAGCTGATACGGTAACAACAACTCAGGAAGGAGATAAAACGGTTACAACCGTTGTTATAAACGATAAAAAAGTGGAAGAGAAACTGGCACGGGAAGGCAACAATGCAGTTGTAACCATTCCGGTTATGAGCGGTGCGGATGTTGTCATCGGGACTCTGAACGGCCATACCGTCAAGAACATGGAAAGCAAAAATGCTGTTCTTGAAATTAAAACCGGACAGCTTACTTATACCCTGCCGGCATCCCAAATAAATATTGACGCTGTTTCGGGGCAGTTCGGAAAACAGGTGGAATTTAAAGATATTGCGGTGAGCGTAAAAATATCTAAGCCTGCCGCGGATACTGTTAAAATCGTTGAAGATACCGCGGACAAAAGCAATTATCAAATCATCGTAAAACCCATTGAGTTTGAAATCACCTGCTCAAGCGGAAGCAAGACCGTGGAGGTTTCCAAATTCAGCACATATGTAGAAAGGATGATTGCGATACCTGAAGGCGTCGATCCGTCCAAAATTACAACAGGTGTTATTCTGAATTCCGACGGGACCTTCTCTCATGTGCCTACAGTCATTACAATGATAGACGGCAAATATTATGCAAAAATCAACAGCCTGACCAACAGCGCCTACTTGTTAATCTATAGCCCGAAAACCTTTAAGGATGTTGGAAAGCACTGGGCAGAGAAAGATGTCAACGATATGGCTTCAAGATTGATAATCAGTGGAGTGGGCAATGATTTATTCGAGCCTGAGCGCAATATAACCAGGGCTGAGTTTTCGGCAGTTATGGTTAGGGCATTAGGGCTTAGACCGGAGGAATATAAAAATAATTTCTTTGATGTCAAGGCAGGTGAATGGTATAGTGAATACATTTCAGCATCATCATACTATGGCTTGGTTAGGGGCTATGATGACGGGATATTTAAACCTGACGGAAATATCACCCGTCAGGAAGCTATGGCAATTTTAGCGCGAGCCATGGATACTACCAAGCTTGGGGAAGAGCTTGAGATAGATGCGAGCCACATTCTTGCGGCATTCAACGACAATGCTGATGTTTCTGGCTGGGCTAAGGATTCTGCGTCAAAATGCGTAAAGACAGGTGTTGTTACCGGCAGAGACAACGGCCGGATAGCTCCTCTGGACAACATTACAAGGGCCGAGACCACAATCATGGTGCGCAGGCTTCTTCTCAATTCGGGTTTGATTAATAAATAG